In Blautia wexlerae DSM 19850, a single window of DNA contains:
- a CDS encoding alpha/beta hydrolase: MALMEVNFFSKALMRPVTMNVILPVDKVFFGEETEEENKPFKTLYLLHGVMGNYTDWVTGTCIKRWAEEKNLAVVMPSGANMFYMDHPNANENYSEFIGKELVKITRRMFPLSHKKEDTFIAGLSMGGYGAIRNGLKYHDTFGYIAGLSSAMILEKMRTADDSSPMFFEKKSFLENVFGDLSRIKDCEINPEWIAENMKKDGIPFPHMYLACGLDDPLLPPNRKFRDTMQKLGVDVTYEEGPGAHEWDFWNRYIKRVLDWLPLDKDSKEGMNSGNVGL, encoded by the coding sequence ATGGCATTAATGGAAGTGAACTTCTTTTCAAAAGCACTGATGCGTCCGGTAACGATGAATGTAATCTTGCCGGTTGATAAAGTGTTTTTTGGAGAAGAAACAGAAGAAGAGAACAAACCGTTTAAGACTTTGTATTTGCTTCACGGAGTAATGGGGAATTACACAGACTGGGTAACAGGAACATGTATTAAGCGATGGGCAGAGGAAAAGAATCTGGCAGTAGTTATGCCATCTGGAGCAAATATGTTCTATATGGATCATCCGAATGCAAATGAAAACTACAGTGAATTTATCGGAAAAGAGCTTGTAAAGATTACACGAAGAATGTTTCCGTTATCTCACAAAAAAGAAGATACATTTATTGCCGGGTTATCCATGGGAGGATACGGTGCGATCCGAAATGGTCTGAAATACCATGACACATTCGGATACATCGCAGGTCTTTCTTCTGCTATGATTCTTGAAAAAATGAGGACAGCAGATGACAGTTCTCCTATGTTCTTTGAGAAAAAAAGCTTTCTGGAGAATGTATTTGGAGATCTGTCCCGGATCAAAGACTGTGAGATCAATCCGGAATGGATTGCCGAAAATATGAAAAAAGATGGAATCCCATTTCCGCATATGTACCTTGCCTGTGGACTGGACGATCCGCTTCTTCCTCCGAACCGTAAGTTCAGAGATACCATGCAGAAACTGGGTGTGGATGTAACTTACGAGGAAGGTCCGGGAGCACATGAGTGGGATTTCTGGAATCGTTATATTAAGAGAGTTCTGGACTGGCTGCCTCTTGATAAGGATAGCAAGGAAGGGATGAACAGCGGGAACGTAGGATTGTAA
- a CDS encoding ABC transporter substrate-binding protein yields the protein MKKRLLSGLLCGTLTMSLLGGTAIPVLADDDQTITMWTVFTGSDGDILREIVKDYNESNEDGIKVDIDIMDGSTLQAKLPTAISTNTAPDFVLMGIEYIYQYANNDMIIPLDDFWEKTGLDESNYLENVVDKSKVDGTLYGVPMQYNLQYLYYNKDLFEEAGLDPEQPPTTMEELAEDAKKLTNPDKNQYGIGFPTDYASYCEYLWSNGGDVVSEDGKENNLNSEANIKTLEWIQDLVLNENVSPQGLKAADADTMFQSGQLAMYTSGPWNINGLKQLGVNFGITAIPSGSDGAYAPEGGCAYMIPKSVDDSKKDAIYKWMAYWLSDDVLKEWSTRNGFPVWSNSLLEDEDIKSDEILTDVSDASKIGRNWHLNLDWGSQIDQNVMQPMMEQILSGTDVSEALQTASDTLDGIIAEK from the coding sequence ATGAAAAAAAGGTTACTTAGTGGTTTACTTTGTGGAACACTAACAATGTCTCTTCTTGGAGGGACTGCAATACCAGTATTGGCAGATGATGATCAGACAATCACAATGTGGACAGTATTTACTGGATCAGATGGAGATATCCTGAGAGAAATTGTCAAAGATTACAATGAGAGTAACGAAGATGGGATTAAAGTTGATATTGATATCATGGATGGAAGTACTCTTCAGGCAAAACTTCCTACAGCAATATCTACCAATACAGCTCCGGATTTTGTTTTGATGGGAATTGAATATATTTATCAATATGCAAATAATGATATGATTATACCATTGGATGATTTCTGGGAAAAAACCGGATTGGATGAAAGCAACTATTTGGAAAATGTTGTGGACAAATCAAAAGTAGATGGAACTTTATATGGTGTTCCGATGCAGTATAATCTTCAGTATCTCTATTATAATAAAGATTTATTTGAGGAGGCAGGGCTTGATCCAGAACAGCCACCGACAACAATGGAAGAATTAGCAGAAGATGCAAAGAAATTGACGAATCCGGATAAAAATCAGTATGGTATTGGTTTTCCTACAGACTATGCATCCTATTGTGAATATTTATGGTCAAATGGTGGAGATGTAGTAAGTGAAGATGGAAAAGAAAATAATCTGAATTCGGAAGCTAATATTAAGACCTTGGAATGGATTCAAGATTTAGTTTTGAACGAAAATGTTTCTCCTCAGGGGTTAAAAGCTGCTGATGCAGATACCATGTTTCAGTCAGGACAGTTGGCAATGTATACCAGTGGACCATGGAATATTAATGGATTAAAACAGTTGGGGGTTAATTTCGGAATTACTGCAATTCCATCGGGTTCAGATGGAGCTTATGCCCCTGAAGGCGGTTGTGCATATATGATTCCAAAAAGCGTAGATGATTCCAAGAAGGATGCGATTTATAAATGGATGGCATATTGGCTTTCTGACGATGTATTAAAAGAATGGTCTACAAGAAATGGATTTCCGGTATGGTCTAATTCACTGCTGGAAGATGAAGATATTAAATCTGATGAGATCTTAACAGATGTATCCGATGCATCTAAGATTGGACGTAACTGGCATCTGAATCTTGACTGGGGAAGTCAAATTGATCAGAATGTTATGCAGCCTATGATGGAACAGATATTATCAGGAACCGATGTATCTGAGGCGCTTCAGACAGCGTCAGATACTTTAGATGGTATTATTGCAGAAAAGTAG